TTCAGCGCGACAAGCTCTTTACTCATGCGGGCTTGATCGGCGAACTCTTTCAGATTGGAAGCGAGTTTTTTTCCGGGAGCCTGATCGGCGTTTTCAAGAACTGCGTCGAGAGTTTCGAATTTCTCGAGCAGCATCTGAGCTTTCTTTGGACCGACGAGTGGAACGCCCGGAACGTTGTCGACGCTGTCTCCGACGAGTGATTGGAAATCAATCACTTGATCCGGTCGCACTCCCCATTCGTCCCAGAGGTTTTCTTCATCGAAGAAAGATCGTTTGCGGATGCTGTAGATTTTGATCTTCGGGCTGAGGAGCTGTCGGATATCCTTGTCGCTCGTAACGACGCAGACATCCATGCCTTCGGCCGCAGCTCGCGTGGCCACTGTTGCGATGACATCGTCTGCCTCCCAACCGGGATAGGAGACAATCGGAATTCCATAGCCTTCAACGACGTCGAGGATCATCGGAATCTGCGGACGCAAGTCGTCCGGCATTTCGTCGCGGTTGGCTTTGTATTCGGTGTAGATGGCAACACGCTCTTGAGGCGTGGCGGACTCCATTGCACAGATGATGTGAGTCGGCGATTTCTCTTTCAGCAGGTGTTGAATGTCTCCGGTGAATCCGTACACCGCATTCGTCGGTTGGCCCCGCGTGCCCGTCATCGGTTGCCGGATTGCATGAAAGACCTGAAAGACGAGAGAAAAGGTATCGATAATGTAGAGCGTCTCAGCCATCAGTTGTCCGGTTGTCAAAAGAATCTGTGATAGATGGCTCGGAAGACTGAGTCGCATCCATCAGAGTTTGTTGCACTCGCCTGAACAGCTTCACGCTGTTGTGAGTCAGTTTGTTGATGCGATTTCGCGAAGATTCGAGCAAGTTGCTGTTCTCTGTGCACTCGCTTGCACTGTTTCACAAGTTAAAAGGCTGTGCTTGTTCGTGCGAGACCCTGCACACAAATTCATGAAATGCTCTCATCCGTGAAGTGCTCGCAAGGCACTCCAGATTGTCTCAAAACCGTTCCTGGATTCATGAATGTCTTCGATATCGATTCGAATCACAAGTTCGGGAGATCAGATCGCACGTTTCAGAGATGAAAGTGCTCTTGTGAAGAGAAAGTCGCAGAGATCAATGGAAGATTCTCCGCGGAAGCTCCAAGTATGAAGCTGGCAATTGTGAAGATGCGTGACGAATCTTTCGTCAGCGTTGGAAAATTGGCAGGTATCCGTGCTTCAACTGCAGAATCGTGGCGTTCATGGCGGTCACATAAACCGGGCCGACGCTGTTGTCTTGCCATGAGCCATCGGGACCTTGCTGACTGACGAGGACCGCTTCGATCTCCGCACGGTACTTGTCCCAAAGGTCAGTTTCCCGATACATCACTTGTGCAAGGTAATAGTGCATGTAGTGCCAATGACCGAAGCTGTTGCTCTTGATGCCGTTTCCTTCCGGCCAGATGTTCGTTTCGCAGTACTTCAGCATTTTTTCGACGTCATCGGTCTCGCCGTATTCACCGGCGCTGTACATGCTCGCAACTGCAGCAGCGGTGATCGGTGCGCGGGCACCTCCTCCGCGGATGCTGTACTGAATTCCTCCGTCTTCAGTCATACATTTGCGGATGTAAACCTTCGCGCGATCGATGATTTCGCGGGGAACGACGATTCCCGCGTTGCGACAGGCCCGCAGTCCCTGAACTTGCGTGACGCAGGTGGAACCTTCGTCGAAGTCATTTCCCTCACGAGCTGAAACGTAACCCCATCCTCCAAGGGATGTTTGCGCTTCAGCACTGAAACGGACTGCTTTATCCAGTGTTTTCTTGATCTGAGTTCGTCTGAGAGCGTCTTCTTCCTCACCATAGACCTGAGACAGGAAGAGCATGCTGAAGCCGTGACCGTAGGTGTAGTGGTAGTCGTCCGGGTATCCGATCAATCCACTCGGTTGGGACATGTCGATCAGGTAATCGACTGCTCGCGAGATGTTTTTGGCGTACCGTCCCCGGGTTGTTGTTGAGCCCTCCGCAAGAAACGCAGTCCCAGCCAGAGCCGTCATTGCGACGCGATACTGTCCCCCGTTGGCTTCCCAGAATCCCTGTCGCCGTTGTGCTCGGGAGAGGTATTCGAGACTTCGCGTGACTGAGCGTTTCACCGCAGCGTCATCCGCGTTCAAGACCGTATTTGGAACAACGGTCAGAATGATGCAGAACAGGATTGCGGTGAAAGCTCGCGAAAATCTCATGAATTATCCTCCTTGAGAGCATGATACACCCGAAGTGGCGGATTGTCTGCCATTTTCCAGCGACTCTGCCGTTCGCTCAAGGAGTGAATCGAACAAATCCAGCGACGTTTCTGCCTGTTCACGAGTCATTGTCATGGGTGGACTGACTCGCAACACCTTTCCGGCCAATGCTCCAAGAAGGTGAATGCCATCCCCGCCTTCTTCGCCGAGGTAGCACTGCTTGACGATTTCGTTCGCGACTTCAGCAGGAGAATGGTCAGCATAGGCATCACATTCAACTCCGAACACCAGACCTTCACCTCGAACTTTTGCGATGAGAGGACTCGCTTTCGCCTGAATCAAACGATCTGCAAACAGCTTGCCGATCATCCTGGTGTTTTCAAGAACATCAGTCGATTCGAACTCGTCGAGCGTTGCCAGGACAGCTGCACAGCTGAATGGGTTGGCACTCCAGGTGTCGGAAGCTGCTCCGTAGTTCATGTGTTTTGTGATGTCAGAGCGACCGACGGCGGCGCTGACCGGAACTCCATTCCCCAACCCTTTTCCGAGACACACGAAGTCGGGGCGAAGCCCGTATGCTTCGAACGCATACATTTCTCCGGTCCGTCCGAAATTGGCTTGAACCTCATCGAGAATGAAGAGAATGTCGTGCTCGTTGCACCATTGCTGGAGTCGTTGCAGATATTCTTTCGGAGGATGAAAACTCCCGCCTCCGCCGAGATACGGTTCTGTGATGAGGCAATTGATTTCGCTTCCGTATTCGTTCCAGAGCGAATTCAATTCCTGTTCGTACTCTTGGAAATCAAACTCTTCGGACGGCTGTTCCAGGTCATCACACGATGCCATCGGGAAGCTGACGAAGGTGACGCGAGGGTCGCGATCACGATCCGTTTCACACCCGGTGACCGCTCCCGCGAGTCCTTTTTTGCCGTGGAAACCGTGGCGAGTCGCGAGAATTCGCTGTCGCTTCGGATCTCGCTCGAGACAGGCCCAAAGTGCTTTTTGTACCGCTTCCGATCCCGAAGCTGACCACAAGACATGGTCGAGCAGTTCTCCGCCGGAGCTTTGTTGGAGACTCTTTCGAAGCCGGTCGTTTGCTTCGGCTTCGAGATCTGTCATCGCGTTGTATGCCGTGAGCGGCACTGCAGCGAGATAAGGCTCTTCGGATTTCTCGATCTCGTTGAGGTTCCAACCGAGGTAAGAAGTCAGTCTTTTTAGCCAGCGAGTTGGATTGTGTCCGAGGTTGGAGACGAGAACTCCGGAACTGAAGTCGTAGAGTCGCCGGCCTTCCGGGGTCCAATGAAAGACACCCGCTGATTTCGAAAAGACAGCCTGGCTCGGAGTATAAGTCCGGAGCGATTTCGGTTCTGAAGAGGTAAGCCGAGCCCGCGTTGCGTTGGATTGATTTTCGCCTGGATGCTGGATCGGGTTTTGCATGGTCTCGCCTATCGGGAAGGAAGTATCGCAGTATCTCAGACACGTGAACCGGATGCGAGTTCAAACGAAAATCCGAGGAAATGCTTTGAATTGCGGATTGTGAGGCAGAATCGGGGAAACGATACGGGGACGTTCAAAAAGGGGTGAGGTCCTGTCAAGTTACCTGGCAGGGGAGGACGATGAGGTTGGGCTGTCACATTGTAACGATACGGCAAGATCTGCACTCCACTCCGAATATTCTCCGTGAGTGCAGACTTCGTGCCGATAGTTTCGTTTGTTGCACTGATAGTGGAATGACCCATTTCCCCGCAAGCGATTGTCAATCCGGACATTTTCCTATTGCCAGATCCAGATTCACTGTAGATTTGACCGGGATGGAATCGCCTTGAATGGAATTCGAATTTCTTCAAGAAGAAGGTCAAGGCATCCATGAGAGGAA
The sequence above is drawn from the Thalassoglobus sp. JC818 genome and encodes:
- a CDS encoding aspartate aminotransferase family protein, which gives rise to MQNPIQHPGENQSNATRARLTSSEPKSLRTYTPSQAVFSKSAGVFHWTPEGRRLYDFSSGVLVSNLGHNPTRWLKRLTSYLGWNLNEIEKSEEPYLAAVPLTAYNAMTDLEAEANDRLRKSLQQSSGGELLDHVLWSASGSEAVQKALWACLERDPKRQRILATRHGFHGKKGLAGAVTGCETDRDRDPRVTFVSFPMASCDDLEQPSEEFDFQEYEQELNSLWNEYGSEINCLITEPYLGGGGSFHPPKEYLQRLQQWCNEHDILFILDEVQANFGRTGEMYAFEAYGLRPDFVCLGKGLGNGVPVSAAVGRSDITKHMNYGAASDTWSANPFSCAAVLATLDEFESTDVLENTRMIGKLFADRLIQAKASPLIAKVRGEGLVFGVECDAYADHSPAEVANEIVKQCYLGEEGGDGIHLLGALAGKVLRVSPPMTMTREQAETSLDLFDSLLERTAESLENGRQSATSGVSCSQGG
- a CDS encoding prenyltransferase/squalene oxidase repeat-containing protein codes for the protein MRFSRAFTAILFCIILTVVPNTVLNADDAAVKRSVTRSLEYLSRAQRRQGFWEANGGQYRVAMTALAGTAFLAEGSTTTRGRYAKNISRAVDYLIDMSQPSGLIGYPDDYHYTYGHGFSMLFLSQVYGEEEDALRRTQIKKTLDKAVRFSAEAQTSLGGWGYVSAREGNDFDEGSTCVTQVQGLRACRNAGIVVPREIIDRAKVYIRKCMTEDGGIQYSIRGGGARAPITAAAVASMYSAGEYGETDDVEKMLKYCETNIWPEGNGIKSNSFGHWHYMHYYLAQVMYRETDLWDKYRAEIEAVLVSQQGPDGSWQDNSVGPVYVTAMNATILQLKHGYLPIFQR